In Toxoplasma gondii ME49 chromosome X, whole genome shotgun sequence, a single genomic region encodes these proteins:
- a CDS encoding hypothetical protein (encoded by transcript TGME49_226610) has product MDAKHRAAIYEFLAKRPDICQSLRLHLQARKSHDGETAPTVDVARTLEVLQDTGVLTDIQQQLATYMQSAEQTVEANAERTGKEVKRREGSGLKWLPQTACRYASASATSESDCGALEAALSSVFTQEVQPRWMPENADPNDPPYLLCRFSDGHDFSEYEDESRHSGSYFVIHMSFGSQRFRSRPVEACCEPQFLETFAARLPTEEGASYRDLLKRQLPLHLVVTKEDVISHSSWTKGGIASNRATTPRESFSGNTMYKSKILSSQKVEWQRVLHCGKIHTSVKLRGVGTREALSVGKLDMEIQLLPRDETKFLGLAEVDSQLRRGEQEKQEALRQAMSIAETWWSCYKKMHPMFGYRLIKIFAKTEFGEHLPVNSFVCPLSPRVECCSSYGLDSPFHCARFVAAMETERRGTANVMLSGECGSDVWCSWPALFARGVGTVEDHAMLLCSLFLGFSVDAWVAIGLLAEDLPYCWVITRDQCGDPKNATFWDACTGQRLASFDPTIGARFASVHCVFNHKAFYACCSIVHAADKLHYHFEGDTSMWWKMPEDVFKSPLLKLYAMVGDSRLPASADPRALFALRGWWGRPTRMAPFCRLWTSERQIEEYVKHKVDNYRRSKRGGFDTQWDDAMSVALSIALANYETERTIGVTFGDRAFRDIIKGLAKNYIFKACPLHFHTGDASVYFGALLSNTIGRHILDLPLGPVKCVYGLRCKILKLPEDQVSVWIVLAVRHDPRY; this is encoded by the exons ATGGATGCCAAACACAGAGCAGCTATCTACGAGTTCCTTGCCAAGCGACCCGACATCTGCCAAAGTCTTCGTCTCCATTTGCAGGCGCGAAAAAGCCACGATGGGGAAACAGCGCCGACGGTGGATGTTGCTAGAACGCTTGAAGTTCTGCAA GACACGGGAGTGCTGACAGACATCCAACAGCAACTCGCCACCTACATGCAGTCGGCGGAGCAAACAGTGGAGGCAAATGCTGAACGTACGGGAAAGGAAgtgaagcgaagagagggaTCAGGACTGAAGTGGCTGCCGCAGACCGCCTGTCGGTATGCTAGTGCATCCGCTACTTCAGAGAGTGACTGCGGGGCTTTGGAGGCGGCACTGTCATCTGTGTTCACGCAAGAAGTTCAGCCCAGGTGGATGCCTGAAAATGCAGACCCAAATGACCCTCCCTATCTGCTTTGCCGGTTCTCTGATGGTCACGACTTCTCCGAGTATGAAGATGAAAGCCGACATTCCGGCTCTTACTTCGTCATACACATGTCCTTTGGAAGTCAAAGATTTCGAAGTCGTCCAGTGGAG GCCTGCTGTGAACCGCAATTCCTTGAGACGTTCGCCGCGAGACTTccaacagaagaaggcgcttcATACCGTGACCTCCTAAAGCGTCAGTTGCCACTGCATCTGGTGGTAACTAAGGAAGACGTCATATCACATTCGTCGTGGACAAAAG GTGGAATCGCGTCCAATAGAGCCACAACCCCACGCGAGAGCTTCTCTGGCAACACGATGTACAAATCCAAGATCTTGTCCAGTCAAAAGGTTGAATGGCAACGCGTCTTGCATTGTGGCAAG ATTCATACATCGGTGAAGCTTCGGGGCGTCGGTACGAGAGAGGCGCTTTCTGTTGGTAAACTGGACATGGAAATTCAGTTGCTGCCCCGGGATGAAACCAAGTTTCTTGGCTTGGCGGAAGTGGATTCGCAGCTTCGtcgaggagaacaagagaa ACAAGAAGCCTTACGACAGGCTATGTCCATCGCCGAGACTTGGTGGAGCTGTTACAAGAAGATGCACCCCATGTTCGGCTACAGACTGATCAAAATATTTGCAAAAACCGAGTTCGGGGAACACCTGCCGGTAAACTCGTTCGTCTGCCCTCTCTCGCCCAGAGTCGAATGCTG TTCATCTTATGGTCTCGACAGTCCCTTTCATTGCGCCCGTTTCGTGGCAGCAATGGAAACTGAACGGCGG GGTACCGCGAATGTCATGTTGAGCGGAGAATGCGGGAGCGATGTGTGGTGTAGCTGGCCTGCTCTGTTTGCGCGAGGAGTAGGAACGGTTGAGGACCATGCGATGTTGCTTTGTTCGTTATTTCTGGGCTTCTCCGTGGACGCATGGGTTGCGATAG GCCTTTTGGCGGAGGACTTGCCCTACTGCTGGGTAATCACGAGAGACCAATGTGGGGATCCGAAGAATGCGACATTCTGGGATGCATGTACGGGCCAACGGCTGGCCTCGTTCGACCCTACGATCGGCGCGCGTTTCGCATCGGTACACTGTGTATTTAACCACAAGGCGTTCTATGCGTGCTGCTCCATCGTCCACGCGGCCGACAAACTGCATTACCATTTTGAAGGCGACACGTCGATGTGGTGGAAAATGCCAGAGGACGTCTTCAAGTCGCCTCTCCTAAAG CTCTACGCCATGGTGGGTGACTCACGCCTGCCGGCATCCGCCGACCCTCGAgcgctcttcgctctccggGGATGGTGGGGGAGGCCAACTCGAATGGCACCGTTTTGCCGCTTGTGGACATCAGAACGACAG ATCGAAGAATATGTGAAGCATAAGGTGGATAATTACCGTCGGTCGAAACGTGGTGGTTTTGATACGCAGTGGGATGACGCCATGTCCGTCGCCCTCTCTATCGCGTTGGCAAACTATGAGACGGAGCGGACCATTGGCGTAACGTTTGGAGACAGGGCGTTCCGCGACATCATTAAGGGCTTGGCTAAAAACTACATATTCAAG GCATGCCCATTACACTTTCATACAGGGGACGCCTCTGTCTATTTCGGTGCTCTCTTGAGTAACACCATCGGTCGGCATATACTTGATTTGCCTCTGGGCCCTGTCAAGTGCGTGTACGGCTTGAGATGCAAGATATTGAAACTTCCAGAAGATCAAGTCTCCGTGTGGATTGTATTAGCCGTTCGACACGATCCGCGCTATTAG